Below is a window of Pseudomonadota bacterium DNA.
GAGAGGTTGCGGAAGGCGACGCCCATCCCGGAGCGGCGCAGGCCGTCCCCGATCTCCGCGCGCACGACCTCGCCCCGGACCGACACCGGGCGCACGCCCCCCGGGAGGGTGATGCGCATCGCGAGCCGTTCCCCCTCAGTGAGCAGCAGATCGGAGTGCAGGTACATCCCCACGGCGCTCAGATCGAAGCAGTCGTACGGAACGGCCTGTC
It encodes the following:
- a CDS encoding PilZ domain-containing protein, encoding MAQPRGAPIQDETLSRRRRLARRSEGLGDAVVEVVDEHGQAVPYDCFDLSAVGMYLHSDLLLTEGERLAMRITLPGGVRPVSVRGEVVRAEIGDGLRRSGMGVAFRNLSDEAREELRGYVARRFMRHAAAR